The following DNA comes from Candidatus Hydrogenedentota bacterium.
GACGGCGCAGACCGTGGATGCGTTGATGAAACTGGATTTGCCGGCGGGTGTGGACGTGGAAATCAAGCAATAAGCGCCAAAGCGCGCGGAACTCCGCGCGCAGTGACGCCGGACGCCCGGCATGGCCGGGGCTGCGGCGCGCGGTGAAGGATTGCGAAGCATGTTGAACGGACTATTGGGCAAAAAACTGGGAATGACCCGGATCTTTACCGAGGATGGCCGCTGGATTGAAGTGACCCTCCTGGAAGCAGGTCCCTGCACGGTTGTCCAACGGAAAACCAAGGCCCATGAAGGGTATGAGGCGGTTCAGCTGGGCTTTGGCCAGGCGAATAAGCGCCGCCTGACAAAACCCCTCCAGGGGCATTTTGGCAAGGCCGGGGTGGACCCCAAACGGACCCTTCGAGAATTTCACGTGGAACAGGACGATCCCTTGAAACCGGGCGATGAAGTGCGCGCGGACATTTTCAAGGTGGGCGATCGTGTGGATGTGAGCGGAACCTCGAAAGGCAAGGGTTTTGCGGGCGGCATGAAACGCCACGGCTGGAGCGGCGGCCCGGGCACGCATGGATCGAATTTCCATCGCCGGCCCGGATCGATTGGACAAAGCGCCAGTCCCGGCCATGTGATCAAGGGCAAGACGCTCCCGGGCCACATGGGCTGTGAGCGCGTGACCACGCAGAACCTTGAAGTCGTGAACGTGGACCCCGCCAAGAATCTTATCGCGGTGCGCGGAAGCGTCCCCGGCGCTCCGGGCGGCGTCATCGTCCTGAAGAGAAGCGTCAAAGCGATGGCCGCCGCGGCGGGCTCCAAGAAAGGGGCGAAGTAATTATGGCGTCGGTAAAAGCCTATACGATGGACGGGCGGGAGATTGAGCCTGTCGAAGTGAACGATGCGGTGTTCGGCGTCGAGCCGAACGAGGCGCTGGTGCGTGGCGTGGCCGTGGCTCAACTCAACGCGAGCCGCCAGGGAAATGCCGCGACGAAGACCCGCCGCGAAATCAGCGGGGGCGGAAAAAAGCCGTACCGCCAGAAAGGCACCGGCAACGCCCGGCACGGCAGCACGCGCGAACCCCAGATGCGGGGCGGCGGCACCGTGTTTGGCCCGCATCCGCGGGACTATCGGCAAAATGTGCCCGTGCGCTGGAAGCGCCAGGCCTTGTGTTGCGTGTTGAGCGACCGGGTGCGCAACGAGGCGCTGTGCGTGTTGGATGCGTTGACGTTTGACGCGCCCAAGACCAAGCCATTCGTTGAAATGCTTGGCCTGATTGCGCCCGATCGCCGGAAGACCCTTTTTGTCACGGCGGGAGTGGACGCCAATGTGATGTTGTCGTCGCGTAATATTCCGCGCGTGGCCGTGCGCACGGCGTCTGATCTCAATACGGTGGATGTGCTGGATGCGGAGCGGGTGGTGATCGTTCGCGATGCCCTCGCCGTGCTCGAGGAGCGGTTGGCATGAACACGAATCCCTTTTACATCATCAAGAGTCCGCTGATTACGGAAGAA
Coding sequences within:
- the rplC gene encoding 50S ribosomal protein L3; its protein translation is MLNGLLGKKLGMTRIFTEDGRWIEVTLLEAGPCTVVQRKTKAHEGYEAVQLGFGQANKRRLTKPLQGHFGKAGVDPKRTLREFHVEQDDPLKPGDEVRADIFKVGDRVDVSGTSKGKGFAGGMKRHGWSGGPGTHGSNFHRRPGSIGQSASPGHVIKGKTLPGHMGCERVTTQNLEVVNVDPAKNLIAVRGSVPGAPGGVIVLKRSVKAMAAAAGSKKGAK
- the rplD gene encoding 50S ribosomal protein L4, with the protein product MASVKAYTMDGREIEPVEVNDAVFGVEPNEALVRGVAVAQLNASRQGNAATKTRREISGGGKKPYRQKGTGNARHGSTREPQMRGGGTVFGPHPRDYRQNVPVRWKRQALCCVLSDRVRNEALCVLDALTFDAPKTKPFVEMLGLIAPDRRKTLFVTAGVDANVMLSSRNIPRVAVRTASDLNTVDVLDAERVVIVRDALAVLEERLA